In Stenotrophomonas sp. ESTM1D_MKCIP4_1, a single genomic region encodes these proteins:
- a CDS encoding isochorismate synthase has protein sequence MNDSLIRSAWPETVPHAAPRADDAAVFVLQHADQHLHARGCRARLPTGALASLAERVEAFFAQQRGGPSLLVGAVPFEPRADDALYQPEHILPGLHLPPVPAPALRGALQAEPTAQAYAAAVATAVEVMRAPAAALHKVVLARSLVAHTDEPVAPDALLARLGVDPSVATYVVPLPVEPGEAPAWLVGATPELLLRKRGAQVLSHPLAGSARRHRDPAEDQRVAQALLASRKDHDEHRHVVDAIVDGLAPWCRCIEAQAQPVLHATASMWHLGTRIQATLKDPATPAAALLAELHPTPAVCGTPRQAALQRIRELEPVPRGFYAGAVGWLDAQGDGDWYVAIRCARLQGTQLRLFAGAGIVADSQPQAEAAETGAKFTAMLNALGVHDPAALIEPRHESR, from the coding sequence ATGAACGATTCCCTGATCCGCAGTGCGTGGCCGGAGACGGTGCCGCACGCTGCCCCGCGCGCCGATGACGCGGCGGTGTTCGTGCTGCAGCACGCAGACCAGCATCTGCACGCGCGCGGCTGCCGTGCGCGGCTGCCGACCGGCGCGCTGGCCAGCCTGGCCGAGCGGGTGGAGGCGTTCTTCGCCCAGCAGCGCGGTGGCCCGTCGCTGCTGGTGGGCGCCGTACCGTTCGAGCCGCGTGCGGACGATGCGCTTTACCAGCCGGAACACATTCTGCCTGGCCTGCATCTGCCGCCCGTGCCAGCGCCTGCGCTGCGCGGTGCGCTGCAGGCTGAACCCACCGCGCAGGCGTACGCTGCCGCCGTGGCCACGGCGGTGGAGGTGATGCGCGCACCGGCCGCAGCGCTGCACAAGGTGGTGCTGGCGCGCAGCCTGGTGGCGCACACCGATGAACCGGTTGCACCGGATGCGCTGCTGGCGCGGCTGGGTGTCGATCCCTCGGTGGCGACCTATGTGGTGCCGTTGCCGGTGGAACCGGGTGAGGCACCGGCCTGGCTGGTCGGCGCAACGCCGGAACTGCTGCTGCGCAAGCGCGGTGCGCAGGTGCTGTCGCATCCGCTGGCGGGGTCCGCACGGCGCCACCGTGATCCCGCAGAGGACCAGCGCGTGGCGCAGGCCCTGCTGGCGTCGCGCAAGGACCATGACGAGCACAGGCACGTGGTCGACGCCATCGTGGATGGCCTGGCGCCGTGGTGCCGTTGCATCGAGGCGCAGGCGCAGCCGGTGCTGCACGCCACGGCCAGCATGTGGCACCTGGGTACCCGCATCCAGGCCACGCTGAAGGATCCCGCCACCCCCGCCGCCGCCCTGCTGGCCGAACTGCACCCGACGCCTGCGGTGTGCGGCACGCCGCGACAGGCGGCTCTGCAGCGGATCCGCGAACTGGAGCCGGTACCCCGCGGGTTCTATGCGGGCGCGGTGGGCTGGCTGGATGCGCAGGGGGACGGCGACTGGTACGTCGCCATCCGCTGCGCCCGCCTGCAGGGAACGCAGCTGCGTCTGTTTGCGGGTGCCGGCATCGTTGCCGACTCGCAGCCGCAGGCCGAAGCGGCCGAGACCGGCGCCAAATTCACCGCCATGCTGAACGCCCT
- a CDS encoding MFS transporter has product MHARPVVAGLPALVLAALIGTMAMMSFVAVIGPVVRLLGLSEWHAGLSVTAAGVLWMVAARPWGQLSDRIGRKRVLLLAMAAYTIIYIGLAVFIDVALQVVPPVLVSVLVLVGARGLIGLFYAAVPPTAAALIADQAPTGQRAQFMARLGSANALGMVLGPAAAGWLAYRNLSLALYVAALLPLLALALIAWRLPATPPVAAAQSGKRAPMSRLDARLRLPQLAAFLGMVSVTIAQVTVGFFAIDRFALDPAAGARMAGIALTAVGVGLILAQVLVMKLTVHPRRWIMIGALIAGLGFASVAAVQQPWQLPAAYAVAAFGMGFVFPSFQALAADAVQPHEQGAAAGTVAAAQGLGMVAGPMLGTVLYRAGASLPYLLVGVLLVLLCGLAMAHRGKESACRGKESA; this is encoded by the coding sequence ATGCATGCACGTCCCGTCGTCGCCGGTCTGCCGGCCCTGGTCCTTGCCGCCCTGATCGGCACGATGGCGATGATGTCGTTCGTGGCGGTGATCGGCCCGGTGGTCCGTCTGCTCGGCCTGTCCGAATGGCACGCTGGGCTGTCGGTCACGGCAGCCGGTGTGCTGTGGATGGTCGCCGCGCGCCCGTGGGGGCAGCTCAGTGACCGTATCGGGCGCAAGCGGGTGCTGCTGCTGGCCATGGCCGCCTACACCATCATCTACATCGGTCTGGCGGTCTTCATCGATGTCGCCCTGCAGGTGGTGCCGCCGGTACTGGTCTCCGTCCTGGTGCTGGTCGGCGCGCGCGGCCTGATCGGCCTGTTCTATGCGGCGGTACCGCCCACTGCGGCCGCGCTGATTGCAGACCAGGCGCCCACCGGCCAGCGTGCGCAGTTCATGGCGCGGCTGGGCAGCGCCAATGCGCTGGGCATGGTGCTCGGCCCGGCTGCCGCCGGTTGGCTGGCGTATCGCAATCTCTCCCTGGCCCTGTATGTGGCAGCGCTGTTGCCGCTGCTCGCGCTGGCACTCATCGCTTGGCGGTTGCCGGCCACACCGCCGGTAGCGGCAGCGCAGTCGGGCAAACGCGCGCCGATGTCGCGGCTGGATGCACGCCTGCGCCTGCCGCAGCTGGCCGCGTTCCTGGGCATGGTCTCAGTAACCATCGCCCAGGTCACCGTGGGCTTCTTTGCCATTGATCGTTTCGCGCTGGATCCTGCTGCCGGCGCGCGCATGGCCGGTATCGCGCTGACGGCGGTGGGTGTGGGCCTGATCCTGGCCCAGGTGCTGGTGATGAAACTGACGGTGCATCCGCGCCGCTGGATCATGATCGGCGCACTCATCGCCGGGCTCGGCTTCGCCTCCGTGGCCGCCGTGCAGCAGCCCTGGCAGCTGCCGGCCGCCTATGCCGTGGCCGCGTTCGGCATGGGCTTCGTGTTCCCGTCTTTCCAGGCGCTGGCTGCCGACGCCGTGCAGCCGCACGAACAGGGCGCCGCCGCCGGTACCGTCGCCGCCGCACAGGGGCTGGGCATGGTCGCCGGCCCGATGCTGGGCACGGTGCTGTACCGCGCAGGTGCCAGCCTGCCGTATCTGCTGGTGGGCGTGCTGCTGGTGCTGCTGTGCGGCCTGGCCATGGCCCATCGCGGCAAGGAGAGCGCATGTCGCGGCAAGGAGAGCGCATGA
- a CDS encoding DUF3817 domain-containing protein, with protein sequence MHPTGRLFAVVAFIEALTWAGLLLGMWLKYGAYANPVLVKVFGPLHGVAFLIYVAVTLFAAIRLRWPWWASALALLAALPPLVTLPLEWWFRRRGLLAGRPPR encoded by the coding sequence ATGCATCCCACGGGGCGCCTGTTCGCCGTGGTCGCCTTCATCGAAGCGCTTACCTGGGCAGGCCTGCTCCTCGGCATGTGGCTCAAGTACGGCGCCTATGCCAATCCCGTCCTGGTGAAGGTGTTCGGCCCTCTGCATGGCGTGGCGTTCCTGATCTACGTCGCCGTCACCTTGTTTGCCGCCATCCGCCTGCGCTGGCCGTGGTGGGCCAGTGCGCTGGCGTTGCTGGCGGCCCTTCCGCCGCTGGTCACCCTGCCGCTGGAATGGTGGTTCCGTCGCCGTGGCCTGCTGGCAGGGCGCCCGCCACGCTGA